A portion of the Homalodisca vitripennis isolate AUS2020 chromosome 2, UT_GWSS_2.1, whole genome shotgun sequence genome contains these proteins:
- the LOC124354445 gene encoding protein rhomboid isoform X2, with amino-acid sequence MSGKRSRSFKCAVHHRDREVSSENDFHVLLEEPPLFRRMVQIIADEFLTEERDRKYYADNYTCYPPPFFILFVTVVELGFFSYYTISNGEINPSGPVPIDSVFIYRPDKRLELWRFFFYMVLHAGWLHLLFNLLVQLLVGLPLEMVHGSLRIGTVYMAGVLAGSLGTSVFDTDVYLVGASGGVYALLAAHLANVLLNYSNMEFGTVRLVGIFVVASADVGFAVYDRYAAETLGPPVSYVAHLTGALAGLTIGLLVLKNFEQKLHEQLIWWVALGVYAACTIFAIIFNLCADTFDP; translated from the exons ATGAGCGGCAAAAGAAGCCGGAGCTTTAAGTGCGCAGTGCACCACCGCGACCGCGAAGTGAGCAGCGAAAACGACTTCCACGTCCTACTGGAGGAGCCGCCGCTGTTCCGTAG GATGGTGCAGATCATAGCGGATGAGTTCCTGACGGAGGAGCGGGACCGGAAGTACTACGCCGATAACTACACTTGTTACCCTCCCCCGTTCTTCATCCTCTTCGTTACCGTAGTAGAG CTTGGTTTCTTCTCATATTACACAATATCGAACGGCGAAATCAACCCTTCCGGTCCTGTGCCAATCGACAGTGTCTTCATCTATCGGCCCGACAAGCGGCTCGAGCTATGGAGGTTCTTCTTCTACATGGTCCTTCACGCCGG TTGGCTACACTTGCTGTTCAATTTGCTGGTGCAACTGTTGGTGGGCCTGCCCTTAGAAATGGTCCATGGTTCACTGAGGATAGGCACTGTATACATGGCTGGTGTACTAGCTG GTTCCCTGGGTACCTCAGTATTCGACACAGACGTGTACCTTGTTGGAGCGTCAGGAGGAGTTTACGCCCTTCTAGCCGCTCACCTGGCAAACGTCCTACTG aacTACAGCAACATGGAGTTTGGAACCGTTCGACTGGTGGGCATCTTTGTTGTTg CAAGTGCTGACGTAGGGTTTGCTGTGTACGACCGCTACGCGGCGGAGACGCTGGGTCCACCCGTCAGTTATGTGGCGCATCTCACCGGTGCCCTGGCTGGTCTCACAATCGGCCTCTTGGTATTAAAGAACTTTGAGCAGAAACTGCACGAACAGCTGATTTGGTGGGTGGCACTCGGCGTTTACGCAGCATGCACTATCTTTGCCATCATCTTCAACTTGTGCGCGGATACGTTCGACCCATGA